A single window of Narcine bancroftii isolate sNarBan1 chromosome 13, sNarBan1.hap1, whole genome shotgun sequence DNA harbors:
- the LOC138748895 gene encoding uncharacterized protein, translated as MQTQYFKAPEATLNKATRTLETISLDFKGPLPSNNKNVYFLTVIDEYSRFPFAIPCPVIKGLDRIFSIFGFPSYVHTDRGSAFMSAELRRAMLRKGIATSRTMSYTHRAMGRSKGTVWKTVNLALKTHGYPVTWWQDVLPEALHSTWSLLCTATNQTPHERMFAFPRKSGTVMEWPACLSEPGTVLLKSHTRTCETDPLIQPSNYAHVKFPDGSTHIVLLRDLALSGSPLPHAPTQSDPERLDSPTPPPAYNSKHSDGHAEAPLPHVGNSGAGPEVQPSHTTDPRIVSTPPAPKVAKPATVPIRKSTHIHKQPERLQYS; from the coding sequence atgcaaacgCAATACTttaaagctccggaggccactctcaacAAGGCAACCCGAACTCTTGAGACGatcagcttagattttaaagggccgttaccttccaacaacaaaaatgtatatttccttaccgTAATCGAtgaatattcaaggtttcccttCGCGATACCTTGCCCTGTTATTAAGggacttgacagaattttcagtatttttggttttcccagttacgttcatacagacagaggctcagcattcatgagcgctgaactgcggcgagccatgctacgaaaggggattgccaccagccgcacCATGAGCTAcacccacagggcaatgggcaggtcgaaagggacagtctggaagactgttaaccttgcgttaaagacacatggttaccctgttacttgGTGGCAGGAcgtgctgcctgaggcgctacattctacttggtctttattgtgtactgcaacaaatcaaacacctcatgaacgtatgtttgcttttcctaggaaatcaggaactgtgatggagtggccagcctgtttatctgagcctggaaccgtactGCTGAAGAGCCACACTCGGACTTGTGAAACAGACCCTCTAATCCAACCCTCTAattatgctcatgttaaattcccagacgggagcacGCACATTGTactcctaagagatctggccctgtctggttcgccccttcctcacgcccctactcagagtgatcctgagaggttggactcacccacccctcccccagcctATAACagtaagcattcagatggccaCGCTGAGGCCCCACTGCCTCACGTTGGcaattctggagcaggtccagaagtccAACCTTCTCACACTACAGACCCAAGAATTGTATCAACACCGCCAGCTCCCAAGGTTGCAAAACCTGCAACTGTTCCAATTAGAAAGTCTACTCATATCCATAAACAACCCGAGAGGCTCCAgtattcataa